One window of the Allosaccharopolyspora coralli genome contains the following:
- the galE gene encoding UDP-glucose 4-epimerase GalE, producing MKLVVTGGAGYVGSVCAARLVESGHDVVVVDDLSTGHADAVPDGCTFVEGELTEVVGPLLADGVDGVLHFAAKSLVGESMEDPHKYWQGNVVTSLRLLEAMREHRVARLVFSSTAATYGEPDSGSITENAPTRPSNTYGATKLAIDHAIASYATAYGLGGVSLRYFNVAGAHGPFGERHTTETHLIPLVLQVAFGQREHIRIFGEDWPTRDGTCVRDYIHVTDLADAHLLALENAVPGAHRVYNLGNGTGFSVREVIDACRRITGHAIPASVAQRRPGDPAELVASSAAARTDLGWQPRRTGLDEIVSDAWEFARRQHGQ from the coding sequence GTGAAGCTCGTGGTGACCGGCGGCGCCGGCTACGTCGGCAGTGTATGCGCGGCACGTCTGGTGGAGTCCGGACACGACGTCGTCGTCGTCGACGACCTCTCGACCGGCCATGCCGACGCGGTTCCGGACGGGTGCACGTTCGTCGAAGGCGAACTCACGGAGGTGGTCGGGCCACTGCTCGCCGACGGCGTCGACGGCGTTCTGCATTTCGCGGCGAAGTCGCTGGTCGGCGAGTCGATGGAGGACCCGCACAAGTACTGGCAAGGCAACGTCGTGACCTCGCTGCGGCTGCTGGAGGCGATGCGTGAGCACCGCGTTGCGCGACTCGTGTTCTCCTCCACGGCCGCGACCTACGGGGAGCCGGACTCGGGTTCGATCACCGAGAACGCACCGACCCGTCCGAGTAACACCTACGGCGCCACCAAGCTCGCGATCGACCACGCGATCGCTTCGTACGCCACTGCCTACGGCCTCGGCGGCGTCAGTCTCCGCTACTTCAACGTCGCCGGGGCGCACGGGCCGTTCGGGGAACGGCACACGACGGAGACCCACTTGATTCCGCTCGTCCTGCAGGTGGCGTTCGGCCAACGCGAACACATCCGGATCTTCGGCGAGGACTGGCCGACCAGGGACGGAACGTGCGTGCGCGACTACATCCACGTCACCGACCTCGCCGACGCGCACCTGCTGGCGCTCGAGAACGCCGTTCCCGGAGCGCATCGGGTGTACAACCTCGGCAACGGTACGGGCTTCTCGGTACGGGAAGTGATCGACGCGTGCCGTCGCATCACGGGCCACGCCATTCCCGCGTCCGTGGCGCAACGGCGTCCGGGGGATCCCGCCGAACTGGTCGCGTCCAGTGCTGCGGCACGCACCGATCTCGGCTGGCAGCCTCGGCGCACCGGCCTCGACGAGATCGTCTCCGACGCGTGGGAGTTCGCTCGCAGGCAGCACGGCCAATGA
- a CDS encoding DUF4192 domain-containing protein, translating into MTTSLRTTTVSLSEPSETLAAVPYLLGFCPSESLVLLSVGSADARPKLELTVRLDLPEHGAYRALLDYIVRGPVLQRRTEGLVVVVVGGTGASPPAGRGTVEVELDDAPDVWAESAPETPDLPHQDFVEELQRSLTMRGIEVLHGLWTEEIRAGEPWECYRDADCHGTIPDPKASALAATLAAAGTVTYSSREELQALLTPENGDLLSERAARLDLLHEERELNAVDVHSDLATVFGAIRRTAEASALTEDDHVRVLCALADTRVRDVVLGTTLETTARAAEELWITLLRKAPEPELADVAALLAFSAYVRGDGALAGVALERIEATRPEHALGQLLRQALDAALPPVELAAVAREASADARVLIDEEGSW; encoded by the coding sequence ATGACCACGTCACTGCGCACCACCACCGTCTCCCTGTCGGAGCCGTCCGAAACCCTCGCTGCGGTTCCCTATCTCTTGGGGTTCTGCCCGAGCGAGTCCCTGGTCCTCTTGTCGGTCGGCTCCGCCGATGCGAGGCCGAAGCTCGAACTGACGGTCCGACTGGACCTTCCCGAGCACGGCGCGTATCGAGCCTTGCTCGACTACATCGTGCGTGGACCTGTGCTTCAGCGGCGGACAGAGGGACTGGTCGTGGTCGTCGTCGGCGGGACTGGGGCGAGTCCGCCGGCTGGCCGCGGGACAGTTGAGGTCGAACTCGACGATGCCCCGGACGTTTGGGCCGAAAGTGCACCCGAGACACCGGATCTGCCGCACCAGGACTTCGTCGAAGAGCTGCAACGGAGTCTGACGATGCGGGGCATCGAGGTGCTGCACGGATTGTGGACCGAGGAAATTCGCGCCGGAGAACCGTGGGAGTGCTACCGCGACGCCGACTGCCACGGGACGATTCCGGACCCGAAAGCCTCGGCGCTCGCCGCCACGCTCGCGGCCGCGGGAACCGTGACCTACTCCAGCCGGGAGGAACTCCAGGCGCTGTTGACACCGGAGAACGGGGACCTGCTTTCGGAGCGGGCGGCGCGGTTGGACCTGTTGCACGAAGAACGGGAATTGAACGCGGTCGACGTGCATTCCGACCTCGCCACGGTATTCGGGGCGATCCGGCGCACCGCGGAAGCGTCGGCGCTGACCGAAGACGATCACGTGCGAGTCCTGTGCGCACTCGCGGACACGCGCGTACGTGACGTCGTCCTCGGTACCACGTTGGAGACGACGGCACGTGCCGCGGAGGAGCTGTGGATCACGCTGCTCCGAAAGGCGCCCGAGCCGGAACTCGCCGACGTGGCCGCACTACTCGCGTTCTCGGCTTACGTGCGCGGGGACGGGGCACTGGCCGGTGTCGCGCTCGAACGCATCGAGGCCACCCGCCCGGAGCATGCGCTCGGACAACTCTTGCGGCAGGCGCTGGATGCGGCGCTGCCTCCCGTCGAACTCGCCGCCGTGGCGCGGGAGGCCTCCGCCGATGCGCGGGTACTCATCGACGAGGAGGGATCTTGGTGA
- a CDS encoding M23 family metallopeptidase, protein MAHQFGPVPRKWFAATLMVSVLGVVGAPGVAAEPWDGDSHTRAAPPFQLPFPCGQDWVGATYTDHNPPNSVDFNRADDLGDPVLAAAAGTVSRVENEGDTSYGRWIEIDHGQGWTTRYAHLSRQTVSEGDEVAGGGRIGDLGNTGGSTGPHLHFEQRANGAAVKARFDGKQAHYWGKKTYTSRSAC, encoded by the coding sequence ATGGCACACCAATTCGGTCCCGTGCCGCGGAAGTGGTTCGCCGCCACCCTGATGGTGTCGGTTCTCGGTGTGGTGGGCGCACCCGGCGTTGCCGCTGAGCCGTGGGATGGCGATTCCCACACCCGAGCGGCACCACCGTTTCAGCTGCCGTTCCCGTGCGGGCAAGACTGGGTGGGCGCGACCTACACCGACCACAACCCGCCGAACTCGGTGGACTTCAACCGGGCGGACGACCTGGGGGATCCGGTTCTGGCTGCTGCGGCGGGCACGGTGAGCCGGGTCGAGAACGAGGGCGACACCAGCTACGGCCGGTGGATCGAGATCGATCACGGCCAAGGTTGGACCACCCGGTACGCGCACCTGTCCAGACAGACGGTGTCCGAGGGAGACGAAGTCGCCGGTGGCGGGCGTATCGGCGATCTCGGAAACACCGGTGGCTCGACTGGTCCGCACCTGCACTTCGAGCAGCGTGCGAACGGCGCAGCCGTGAAGGCGCGGTTCGACGGGAAGCAGGCGCACTACTGGGGCAAGAAGACGTACACAAGTCGGAGCGCGTGCTGA